From the genome of Brevinematales bacterium:
CGGAATACTCCTCCAACGGCGCGGCCGCTACGGCAGGTTCGTCGAACGAGTCGAAGAGTTCCTGAGGAGCGCCGGTAGGCGGAGTGATCTTACCGGGAGTGAACGCTGAATAATTACCGGGAGTAATCATCACGGGAGCGAAACCGCCCTTGGGGTCGGACACCGCGACTTTACCCTTGAAAACGACGACATTACCGGAACTATCGCCCGCGGAGTAATTTACGCCGAACGAGGTTCCGCGTACCGCCGCGACAGCCGACTCAGTCTCGACCTTGAAGTCCTGCGACTGGCCGATCTTCACGTTGGCGACTACGCTTCCCATAATCAGCTTGACGCCGGATTTCAGCTTGCCGCCCTTCTGATCGATGATATCCTTCACTTCGATCATCGTCGTCCCGGCGAGCTTAATCTCGCTTCCGTCAGGGAACTGGAGAACGAGATAATCGTTCTTACCGTTCAGACGGATCTGCGCTTTCTCGGGGATCTCCATATCGGAGACGACCCTGACCCATTCGCTCTGCGGAGTAGCCCGCATTTCGATATTTCCCGCCCATGCCTGTACGGTCAGCGAAGCCGCCGCGTACATACCCGCGAATAACGCGGTGAGAAGGAACAGTGTTATCGCGAATAATTTACTTTTCGATTTCATTTTTTACCTCCTGCGCTGAATTAAAACGCCATCTTGGTAGATATGGCTGTCGACACAAATTCCTGCGGTACACCCAACGAATCAAGCTTAAAGGTGCGTTTGTAGCTGAGCACGATCGCGAGGGTATCTGTCACATAGTATTCTATATCGGTCATCAGGATCGAATCCGTGCTGACATAGGAGAAAATATCCTCGAACTTCGCGATATTCTGGCGTATCCATGCGAACTTGAACGCGAATTTTTGGAGTAATTCCTTCTTAACAAGTAACTGTGCCGTCAATATAGGCTTGGTTGTATCGTCGAAAGAATCTTCTATCTGCAACGTCAGGATGAGCTTATCCTCGAAGAGGGATACGCCCGAACTGAACAGCCATCCGCCGTACCCGTTGGTGATGTTATCGAGCAAAGCGTACTTGGTGGCGCGTTCGCCGTCATAGAACGTGTCGAAGAAATTCGGCAGGAACTTCGGCTGAAGGACGCGTAATTCGAAGCGGTAAGGGATAAAGGAAATAACCTTACCGATAACACCCAAAAACTCGCCGGAACCCTTACCGGAGATACCGACAAAATCCACGTAGGTCAGCATATCGATGATAGGGTTGGCGAACACCACGAGGCTGGCGTCAAACCCGAATACCGACATCGGCGAACTCAGGGGAGAGTCGGTAAAGTCGTAGGGTGTGCTCGCGGGAGGAACAGGGTCGAGGGGATCGAGGTCGGCGGACCATGTCGCGCCGATCATCAGGGTATCGAACATCGGTATGCCGGAATTATACAGAGGCCTGCCGAATACACGCATACCCATCAAATCCCAGTCGAATATATTACCCACGAAACTCTCGAAGCCGACATACCCGAAGTCCATATCGAACGCAAGACCCATCTTCTTGATATCGGGGTAGTTCAGCATGTTCGAATAGCGGTATACCGCCAATCCGTGCCCGAGGGTAAAATCGTTAATGCTCCCGATTTTAACATAGACAGGGTCGGCGGGACTTAACGCTTCTTTCTTACTCCACCGGAGAAATAATATTTTGGAAAGAATGGACTGCCATGTGCTCCATTCCTGCGTACGGAAATTCCCGTTCGCGTCAAACTCAAAGTTTAAATCCAATCCGACGCCGAACTTACCGATAGCGAAATCGGGCTGGAGACGGATAGAGTTGTAATTTGTCCCGTTAATCATCATACTTCCGAACTGCAATCCCGCCCCGAAAGCGGCTGCGCCGTCAGTGGACGCGGGCGCGGTGTCGTTAGTCGTCTGCGCGTTTAATGAATATGTTAACGCCAGTACAATGAACGCGACAATCCCAAAAGATTTCATTTTCATTCAAAAACCTCCTTAGTAGTAGCAAAACTATCTGAATTGTAAATTGTACAGAACAACCCCACATTACATATTAACATAGAAGTATAAAATTTCAACTAAATCAGATAAATATTTTCGGATTTTAGTATTGATAAATAAATAAAAAAAAGGCCGCCGGTAAATATGTGTTTTATAATCAATTCCCCACAAAACTTATAAAAAAGTCCCTTAACAGTTGAAATATTTCGTTTTTGTATTAAAATATATAGGAGTGCTAAAAGTTAGGAGGATTCAATGAAAAAGCTTTTATTGGTCATTTCTGTATTAATGATGGGTGTAAGCCTTGGCTTTTCCAAGGTGGTAATCAATTTGTGGCATGCTTATCGCGGAGCGGAAGCGGACGCTATAAACAAAGTTACCGAGATGTTCAACCTTTCGCATAACGATATCGAGGTCAAACTGCTTCCGGTACCCTTCGACGCGATCAACAATAAGCTCCAAACGGTCATTCCCGCGGTAAATAAGGGACAGAGTCAGGAAGAGGGACCGGATGTCTTCGTATTCGGTCAGGATTTTACAGGCGACTGGGCGGAACGCCAGCTCATTCTGCCTCTCGAAAACTTTATTTCTAAAGACATCACCTCTCAGTATTTCAAGAACACGATTAACGCATTCGCCGATTATATGTACGACGGCGCGTTATGGGCATTACCGGGTTCGTTCAAGAATATCTCCCTGTTCTATAATAAGCGTTTTATCGCCAATCCCCCGAAGAAACTCAGCGAATTGATGGCTATCTCCGGGAAGTTTACCAATCCCGGCGATAAGAAATGGGGCTTTTCTTATGATTGCGGAAACTTTTATTATCATACGATGTGGGTTCAGGCATGGGGCGGAGCCATCTTTAAAAAGATCGGTACCACGAAAAAAGGTGTCCCTATCTTTTTACCCCTCCTTTATTCCCAGCCCATGATCTCCGCCGGGGATTTCGTTTTTAAGAACCTGAAGAACGGGAATTTCCACGGCGCGGCTGAAGCGGAAATCACCTACTCGTTCAATAACAACAAGACCCTGTTCGCCATCTCCGGGCAATGGTTCCGCGGTGAAATCGCCGCCAACATCGATTACGGTGTGGCCGAGCTTCCTATAGTCGATGAAATCGGCGTACAGGCGGTTCCCTTCCTGACAGTCGAAGGTTACTTTATGGCGTCATGTACGAAAGATCAGGCCGCCGCGGCGGAAGTCATCAAATACTTCACCAGCGCCGCGATGGGCCGTTACTTCGGGAAGATCGGAAAACAGACCCCCGCTAATAAGGGCGCCTATCAGTATTCCGAAGTTAAAAACGATCCTATTTCCAAGGTATTCATGGCCGCCGCCGGTAATGCGATATCGATGCCTAATAACCCTGAAATGGCGCTGACATGGGATCCCGCATCCAGCGGCTTGTCGAGTGTCCTTAACGGCGCGAATTCCGCGCAGACATGGAAGGACCAGCAGATCCGCCTGATGAAACTGATCGAAAAAGAGCGCAAGATCAATTATGCTAAACTCGGCTTCGATTATACCAAATTCACCGTCCCGCTCAGCATCAAGTAAGATACTATTTTTCATATAAAAGGCCCCGCTCGCGCGGGGTCTTTTTTTGTATCGCGGCTTCGGACAATTGAAACGGGGTCAGCCCGCGGGATTGACGCAAAGTATTTTTGTCACCGCGAGGAGCAAGCGACCTGTCCACCTTCGCCTGCCCATCTTCTATCGAAGATGGAAGACGGGCAGGCGAAGCAGTCTATGTAATTTATTAAATGACAATAGAATAGATTAGTTCTACCGCGCTTCAATAATCTTCGTAGCGCGGCATCGCAATGACAGGGTCATTTTCCTATTTGGTAATCTCCGAATTATTATTGAGTTACTAGAACTGCCCTTAATAAAACAGATTTCTTCTACAGCCCTTTAATAAATCCTTCCGCGCGGCATTACAAAAACGTTATGAGTTTGTCGCCAGACCCCCGCGGGCAGTCTTTTTCCCCTAATACTATACATTATTTAAATTAATTCAAAAAAAAAGTTCAATTTTTTTTGTTTTCAATATACAATATGATTCAATTGTGGAAAATAATATTTTCTTGCAAGTTCTCTTTTTTTCCAATGATTTAACTAAGGAAAAAGAGGACAAGGAGGCGGTATGCAGCGTTTCTTTCTTCGGAAATTCCGTTTTGAAAAGGGGAGTGCGTGGAAGAATCCGTTTTTAGCTATCCTGTTTTCGACGGTTATATTCCTGATTTTCCTGATCGGGTTCTATAACTATCGTTCATCGAATGTTTATTACGATGTGAACCTGAAACAGGGTAAATCCGTATGCGATACGATCGGTTTTTCCGTCCTGAAAATCAAGGACGAACTGATCGCTACCAATCTGGTGAATCCCAACTCTGAAACGGTTCAGGCGTCGGAGTACAACAAGAAAGTGGCCGCAGAAATCGTCAGGATGATCGCGCCTCTGAACTCTTATATCGATAAGGGTTTGACCGGCACCATCTCCTCGTCGAACCTACAGGCTCTCGCTTCCAATTATGTTTTATTAAAGGGCTATATCGAAAAAATCGCCGATCAGACAGGCGAATATATCGATAAGAACTCGCCGAGGTTTATCGAAGAGCTTGCCAATGCCGCGCAGGTTCTCGACCCGTCGGACGAAACCATGTACCTCGGATCGCTTAAAAACAGCTTCAGCATGATCGCCAACGAAATGGAATTCGCCATTTCGAAAATGATCTATAAAATTACGAAAGACGAAGCAATCGGGAAGATTTTCGATAACATCGGCTCGATGGTCTCCAAAGAGATGCAGAACGACTTTATTTCACAACTGCCTCCGCTTAATCCCGATGAAGCGTTATCGGTCGAACAGTCAAAAGAACTATTCGCGCAGTTGAAGCAAAAGATCACCTCGTACTTAAAGGATAACGCCTCGCAGATATCCCTGCGCGCCGAGATCGAACAGACTCTCACCTTCCTCGCCGGTAAAATCAATCAATATATAGCGGTCAACCTTTCAAAAGGGAAACCTGAGATACAGGATTCCTTAGCGAAGATCGCGGGCGCCATCGAAAAACATATCAATATGAATACTTCGTCGTTTTCGGCACAGTTAAAAATATCGGATATCTCCGCGAATTTAGCCGATCCGAAAACATTCTCTCAATACCTGAACCAGGCATTGGGGCTGCTGAAGGCCGACCTATCGAGCTACATCAATCTGAACGCCAACATGTTCCTGTATACCCTGACAATGGATCAGATTATCACCGAGATGGGAAAAGCCGACCGCTCGGTATCGGAGGTCCTCCTCTATACCGGTATCGATCTGCAAAACTACTATCTCCAGAAGGGGCTGAAACTTAAAAGTTATATCACATTGCCGAACGCCCATCAGCTCGCCCAGCGTTCCTTAGAGAACGATAATGTGCTGATCCAGAAGGGTGAAACGGCATCGATAAAAACCCTCATCAAAGCAATCAGCTACCGTTCAAAAGAAGCGAAATACGATATGGCGATGGTTAAAAAAGAGTTCACCTACTCCTTCTCGCTATTCGCGAAACTGGTATTCTTCCTGATGCTTCTTATCGTGCTCTGTATCGGAGTGTTCTTTATCGGTAAAAAGGTGGAAAAGCCCGTTCTGCAAAGGATTCTCCTTTTTGCGAGCTTCGGGGTCTTTGCCGTGGTATCCCTCTTCCTCGCGGTAAACTTCACCGCCGCCGACTATGAAATCGCGAGCCGCGATACCGCGACCTACGCGAACAACAATCTGAGTATCGCCCAGAAGGCGTTCGAGGATAACTTCAAGTATAAATTTACCGAAGCCGACATAACCGCGATGGTCGACCTGTATAACCATGACCGTTATAACGACCTGACCGAGGGTTATGTTTTTCAGAAAGATAAAATCATGGAAACAAAGGAATCTCACGACCAGAAAATCCAGAATAACGCCGTCACCGTATTTATGGGCTGGTTCATCGGGCTTGTTCTCGGGGCTCTGGCTCTCCTGAAATTCACTAAAAATAATGGCGTGGAACGGTTCCTCAATACGGGGTACAACTACACCACGGGGTATATTTTCGTGCTTCCGGGCATCCTCAGCATGTTCATACTGGTATTCTTCCCGCTTATCTTTACTATCATACTGGGCTTCACAGCCCTGCCTAACCTGCTGGAGGATTTGAACCTCGCGCGGTATTTCGCCGGGTTCGAGAACTTCGGCCGAATACTCGGGGTGTTCCAGCTCAGCGACCCGTTGAACTTCTACTACACCCTGTTCTTTACAATATTTTACACCCTTGTGGCGGTTATTATCGAGGTCGTCCTCGGCGTCGTAATCGCTATCGTTCTCAACGAGAAGGGACTCAAGTTAAAGAGCGCCTATCAGGTCATATTTATCCTGCCGTGGATTATCCCGACCTATATCAGCGGCTTGTTATGGAACTACTTCTTCCAATCGAACGGTATCCTCAATCAGGTACTGTCGGTTATCAGCGGGACGGCTGTCGAGACCATCTGGTTCAACGATCCGCTGACGGGCTTCTTCATCGTGTCGTTCATCAGCGCGTGGTATGCCTTCCCGTTTATCATGCTGGTCACCCTCAGCACGCTCCAGACCATCGACCCGAGTATCTACGAGGCGGCGATGATAGACGGCGCGTCATGGTTCCAGCAGATGATCCATATCACTATCCCGATGATCCGCTCCACCGTGCTGCCTTCGGTGCTCCTCACATCCATCTGGACGTTCAATAACTTTAACCTGGTGTATCTGGCGACGCGTGGGGATAACCGTTACGATATATTGGTCACCCGTATCTACGACTACATCCTGTACCCGCAGGTCGCGGCTCAGCAGGGATGGACGTACGGGTTTGCTTCGGCGTACTCGACACTCATATTCATCATCCTCTTGGTCTATATCTTTATATTCGCCAAGGCTTCTAAGATTACTGAAAAATCCTTCTAAGGAGAGGAAAATATGAAAAAATTCTACTTCCATATATTTCTGGTAATTCTCGCGCTCATTATCCTGATGCCTATCATCTGGATGGTGCTGGCGTCGGCGGTAAAAAGCACCCAGATACCGTTCATGTTCGAACGTATCTTCAAGCCGGAGAGCTTTAATTATAACGTAGAGGGGAATACCCTCAGCACCGTCTATAAGCTCGAGGGTATGAGCTCGAACATCACGTTCAAGTTCGACGCGCCCGAGCTCGCGGATCAGTTCATCATCGTACGCCTCCAGCCGAACATGCAGACCTATCAGGAGGAGTTGATGTACGAGGCGGTAGCCGCCGACCCCGCGCTCGAGCAGACCGAGAAGAAGCAATGGGTGATGTACTTTAAGCTAGACGCGAATAAGAACATCGTCCGCGAGAGTATCAAGGTCAATAACGCGTCTATCCTGAACTTCATGAATATTTTAACCTTCGACAACTATAAGGATATTTTCCGCGACCGCGGGTTCCGTAACTGGCTCGCGAACAGCGTGATTATATCCCTTTTGACCGGGTTAATCAGCGTATTCCTGGGCTTTTTCGCCGGATACTCCTTCTCGCGATGGAGATTCCCCGGGCGCAAGGTCGGGTTGATATGGGTGCTCACCACTCAGCTCTTCCCGCTCGCCATGATGCTCGTACCGTTCTATATCCTCGCTACCAACGTATTCCCGGAGGTCATCCCCGGACTCAAGCTGACGAACTCCATATTCGGTCTGATAATTATCTATTCGGCGACCGCGTTGCCGTTCGCGATATGGATGCTCAAGGGATATTTCGACACTGTTCCCGTTGACCTCGAGGAAGCCGCCGCTATCGACGGCGCGAGCCTGTTCCAGCTATTGTTCCTCATCCTGTTCCCGCTGACGCGCCCCGCTATTTTTACGGCGTTCCTGTTCTCGTTCGTACAGGCATGGAACGAATACGCGATCGCGAACCTGTTCCTGACGCTGGCGGATAAGTACACCTTGCCGGTCGGATTGCGCACCCTGCTGGACAACAACAATATGGCCGGTTTCGCGACCGCCGCGGTTGTGGCATCCGTCCCCGTCGTCATCCTGTTCCTGTCGATGAAGAAGGAGCTGGTGGAAGGCGCGACTTTGGGCGCGGTCAAGGGATAATTTAAAGTTAAAAAGGGTAACTATTTAAAATCCGTCTATCGAATTTACTATTTTGGGAGCTGTTATGCAGACGGGTGATAACCTGAACGGAAAGATCATCGAACTATTGGATGCGGATCTGGAGCGCCGGGACGATCTGGTCGATATGATCCGCAAACTATCCAATGAGTATAAAAACGAGGGCGAAGTCTGTAAACGTATTTTCCAGATTCTCGCCCATCTCGACCTCGAGGAAAAGGAAGCCGTCCGGCATTGGAACGCCATATCACGTCATAAGGGCGATATGGAAACCCGTTTGGGACGCTCGGTAGCGTTCCGTACCGCTCTCCTCGACTATTTCCTGACCGAGACCACCCTGATCAAGGCGCCGTCCATCGTCGAGTTTTATGTCTACGAGAGCGCGAAATACAATATCATGATCGACGACCTGACCGGGCTGTATAACCACCGTTTCCTACGGGAATTCCTCTGGAAGGAAACGAAGCGTTCCCTCCGCTATCATAAATCCTTCTCGATCGTCATCCTCGATATCGATAATTTCGAGGAAGTCAATACCCAATACGGCTACCTCGCGGGTAATGAGATCCTGAATTACGTGTCGAAGGTGATCGAGCATCATATGCGAATCGAGGATATCGCGGCGCGTTACGGCGGGGACGAATTCGTGCTGATCCTCCCGGAGACCGCCGGTGTGGGGGCGTTATCGTTCTGCGAGAGAATCAAGGAACTGATCGAGGAAGGGGATGTCGAATACGGCGACCGGACGATCGAC
Proteins encoded in this window:
- a CDS encoding GGDEF domain-containing protein, yielding MQTGDNLNGKIIELLDADLERRDDLVDMIRKLSNEYKNEGEVCKRIFQILAHLDLEEKEAVRHWNAISRHKGDMETRLGRSVAFRTALLDYFLTETTLIKAPSIVEFYVYESAKYNIMIDDLTGLYNHRFLREFLWKETKRSLRYHKSFSIVILDIDNFEEVNTQYGYLAGNEILNYVSKVIEHHMRIEDIAARYGGDEFVLILPETAGVGALSFCERIKELIEEGDVEYGDRTIDVRVSIGYATYPSDHDDPVVLLECAGKALYHAKFIGKGRIVAYSKKDFEI
- a CDS encoding ABC transporter permease subunit, with the protein product MKKFYFHIFLVILALIILMPIIWMVLASAVKSTQIPFMFERIFKPESFNYNVEGNTLSTVYKLEGMSSNITFKFDAPELADQFIIVRLQPNMQTYQEELMYEAVAADPALEQTEKKQWVMYFKLDANKNIVRESIKVNNASILNFMNILTFDNYKDIFRDRGFRNWLANSVIISLLTGLISVFLGFFAGYSFSRWRFPGRKVGLIWVLTTQLFPLAMMLVPFYILATNVFPEVIPGLKLTNSIFGLIIIYSATALPFAIWMLKGYFDTVPVDLEEAAAIDGASLFQLLFLILFPLTRPAIFTAFLFSFVQAWNEYAIANLFLTLADKYTLPVGLRTLLDNNNMAGFATAAVVASVPVVILFLSMKKELVEGATLGAVKG
- a CDS encoding sugar ABC transporter permease encodes the protein MQRFFLRKFRFEKGSAWKNPFLAILFSTVIFLIFLIGFYNYRSSNVYYDVNLKQGKSVCDTIGFSVLKIKDELIATNLVNPNSETVQASEYNKKVAAEIVRMIAPLNSYIDKGLTGTISSSNLQALASNYVLLKGYIEKIADQTGEYIDKNSPRFIEELANAAQVLDPSDETMYLGSLKNSFSMIANEMEFAISKMIYKITKDEAIGKIFDNIGSMVSKEMQNDFISQLPPLNPDEALSVEQSKELFAQLKQKITSYLKDNASQISLRAEIEQTLTFLAGKINQYIAVNLSKGKPEIQDSLAKIAGAIEKHINMNTSSFSAQLKISDISANLADPKTFSQYLNQALGLLKADLSSYINLNANMFLYTLTMDQIITEMGKADRSVSEVLLYTGIDLQNYYLQKGLKLKSYITLPNAHQLAQRSLENDNVLIQKGETASIKTLIKAISYRSKEAKYDMAMVKKEFTYSFSLFAKLVFFLMLLIVLCIGVFFIGKKVEKPVLQRILLFASFGVFAVVSLFLAVNFTAADYEIASRDTATYANNNLSIAQKAFEDNFKYKFTEADITAMVDLYNHDRYNDLTEGYVFQKDKIMETKESHDQKIQNNAVTVFMGWFIGLVLGALALLKFTKNNGVERFLNTGYNYTTGYIFVLPGILSMFILVFFPLIFTIILGFTALPNLLEDLNLARYFAGFENFGRILGVFQLSDPLNFYYTLFFTIFYTLVAVIIEVVLGVVIAIVLNEKGLKLKSAYQVIFILPWIIPTYISGLLWNYFFQSNGILNQVLSVISGTAVETIWFNDPLTGFFIVSFISAWYAFPFIMLVTLSTLQTIDPSIYEAAMIDGASWFQQMIHITIPMIRSTVLPSVLLTSIWTFNNFNLVYLATRGDNRYDILVTRIYDYILYPQVAAQQGWTYGFASAYSTLIFIILLVYIFIFAKASKITEKSF
- a CDS encoding extracellular solute-binding protein, with product MKKLLLVISVLMMGVSLGFSKVVINLWHAYRGAEADAINKVTEMFNLSHNDIEVKLLPVPFDAINNKLQTVIPAVNKGQSQEEGPDVFVFGQDFTGDWAERQLILPLENFISKDITSQYFKNTINAFADYMYDGALWALPGSFKNISLFYNKRFIANPPKKLSELMAISGKFTNPGDKKWGFSYDCGNFYYHTMWVQAWGGAIFKKIGTTKKGVPIFLPLLYSQPMISAGDFVFKNLKNGNFHGAAEAEITYSFNNNKTLFAISGQWFRGEIAANIDYGVAELPIVDEIGVQAVPFLTVEGYFMASCTKDQAAAAEVIKYFTSAAMGRYFGKIGKQTPANKGAYQYSEVKNDPISKVFMAAAGNAISMPNNPEMALTWDPASSGLSSVLNGANSAQTWKDQQIRLMKLIEKERKINYAKLGFDYTKFTVPLSIK